The window CGAGGAGCTCGTCACGCCGGGGCGTGAACCGGCGGTGCAGCTCGGCCACGAAGGCGAGGGCCGCCTCGTTAAGGACCTCCTCCTGCCGGGGCAGGGGCTCGGCGTCGACGATGGCCAGCGGGGACGGCGCTGGTGCGGACATGAGCTGTCACTTCCTTCAGCGAACTACGAAGACGAGCGGTCGAGCTTTGGCACCGGGTGCCAGTCTTCCCGGATACGACGAGGAACGCCCGTGGAGCGGACGGGCGCTTCTGAACAGTGGATACTAGTTTCCTCATGGTGGAAGTTCAATCGTTTGTTGATGTCGAGATTCTCTGAGTCGAGGGAACGTGGCTCTGGGTGCCACCCCCCTTACTCAAGGTGGGCGAGATCGGCCTCGGTGTCGATGTCGTAGGACCGCGCCACATCCCCGCACTCGACGAGACGGATCGCCTCCTCACGCTCCTTCAGATAGGCGCGTGCCCCTCGGTCGCCGGTCGCAGTCGCCGCGATGCCCGCCCAGTGGGCGGCGCCGAAGAGGACGGGATGCCCGCGTACGCCGTCGTACGCGGCCGAGGCGAGCGACGTCTCGTCCTCGTACGCGGCGAGCACCCGCGCGACCGCCTCCTGACCGATGCCGGGCTGGTCGACGAGCGAGACGAGCGCCGCCCTCGCCCCCGTACCGGCGAGCGAGTCGAGCCCGGCGCGCAGGGAGGACCCCATCCCCTCGGCCCAGTCGGGGTTCTCCACCAGCACACAGTCACCGAGCTCCGCCCGCTCCCGTACGGCGGCGGCCTGCGCGCCCAGCACGACGTGCACGCGGGCACAGCCGGCCGCGCGCAGCACCCCGACGGCGTACTCGACGAGCGGCCGGCCACGGTGCCGCAGGAGTGCCTTGGGCCGTCCGCCGAGCCGTCGTCCACCGCCCGCGGCGAGGAGCAGACCGGCGACCGGGGGTGCTTCTTTCTGCGTCATGCGTCCTGCATACCTGACGTCCACGGGTGTGCCGGGTTTCCTTGGGCTGAATTTCGGTCCGTACGGTGGCGCGCCCGGCATCGGTGGCGTTTACTGACCCGCGTCCCCGGCGCCCGACCAGCGCCAGGGGGGACGACAGGGCCTGCGCGGGGGAGCGGGACTACTGGCGCACAACGGCGTGCGAGGGGGGAGTGCTGTGTTGCGGAGCTTGGGACAGAGGCCGGTGGCGGGCAGCGACGAGGACCCGAGGGTGGCGGAACTGCGGACGGCGGTGTCCCGTCTGCGCCGCGAACTCGCCGCGCATCCCTCCGAGTTCCCCGACCGGGGCATCGCCGAGGACGAGCTTGCCGCGCTGGCCGCGATGACGATCGACAGGGCGCCGGAGATTCCGCGGCTGCGCAGGTCGCTGCTGCTGATCGCCGGCGCGATCGGGTCGGTCAGTGCGTTGTCCCGGGGGCTGTCGGACGTGCGCGACGCCGTGGACCTGTTCGGGGAACCCCCGCGCCGCTGAACCGTGGCCGGCCCGCACGCCCCGCGCTCAGATGTCGACGACCGTCTCGTAGCCGCTGCTCTGCATGTCCTCGCACAGGACGTAGGCGGCGTCGAAGTGCTCCTTGAACTCGGGGTCGCCCTGCCAGGCGCGCATCGAGTCCAGGTCCTGCCAGGTGGCGAAGGACAGGAAGGAGTTCGGGCTCCTGAGGTCTCGGATCAGCCGGGCCCCGAGGAACCCCTGGTGCGCCTCTTTGGTCCAGGTGAGGAATTCCCGCCAGCGCTCGATGAACTCGTCGGCGCTGCCCTCTTTGACCGACCACTTTCCCGAGGACCAGTGCTTGTTCTCCTGCAGCATGGTGGCCACCTCGCTCTGCGATGGTCCCCTGCCCCCAGGGTAGGCGCGCCCGCGGATCTACGCCGTCGGAGTCGAGGTCGCCAGCGCCTCGGACAGCTCCATGGCCACCTGCTGCAGCACCGGCACGATCTTGTCCGTCGCCGCCTCCGTGACGCGGCCCGCCGGGCCCGAGATCGAAATGGCGGCCGCGGTGGGGGAGTTGGGGACCGAGACCGCGAGGCAGCGGACACCGACCTCCTGCTCGTTGTCGTCGACCGCGTAGCCGTGGCGCCGCACGTCCTCCAGGGCCGCCAGGAAGCCGTCCGGGGTGGTGATCGTCTTCTCCGTGGCGGCCGGCATGCCGGTGCGGTACAGCAGGGCGCGCACCTCCTCCGGCGGGAACCCGGCGAGCAGCGCCTTGCCGACACCCGTGGAGTGCGGCAGCACGCGCCGGCCGACCTCGGTGAACATACGCATTGAGTGCTTGGACGGCACCTGGGCGACGTACACGATCTCGTCACCGTCGAGCAGGGCCATGTTCGCCGTCTCGCCGGTCTCCTCGACCAGCCGGGCCAGGTAGGGCCGGGCCCAGGTACCGAGGAGCCGGGCGGCGGACTCGCCGAGGCGGATCAGGCGCGGGCCGAGGGCGTAGCGGCGGTTGGGCTGCTGGCGTACGTATCCGCACGCCACCAGCGTCCGCATGAGGCGGTGGATGGTGGGCAGCGGCAGCCCGCTGCTCGCGGACAGCTCGCTCAGACCGACCTCGCCGCCCGCGTCCGCCATCCTCTCCAGCAGGTCGAAGGCGCGCTCGAGGGACTGGACGCCGCCACTGTTGCTGGACCTGGCGGAGTCGGTGGTGCTGGCGCTGGACGTCGGCACGGCGCGTTCCTTTCGGGACCGGTGGGAGGGCGCAAGCCTACCCGCCAGTCGGTTGACTCCCCGCTTGTACGTAGCTACGTTCTGCGTGCTGGAATTCTAATTCCGCTTTGTGGAAACGTCCAGAGTGCATGGGGTGGGTGCACTGTGGAGAAGTGTGCCCTTGACGGCGCGGAAGCGGGAGCGGAGACTCCTTCAACAGAAAGTTGAATTCCGTTACGCGGAAGTTAACGGCGGCAGAGAGGGGCTCGGGTGTCCGACGTCGAACTGGTGCTGCGCTCGACGCGCGTCATCACCCCGGAGGGGACGCGGGCCGCTTCGGTCGCGGTCTCCGCCGGCAAGATCACGGCCGTACTCGGGTACGACGCCGACGTTCCGGCCGGTGCCCGGCTGGAGGACTTCGGCGACGACGTCCTGCTGCCCGGCCTGGTCGACACGCACGTGCACGTCAACGACCCCGGCCGCACCGAGTGGGAGGGCTTCTGGACCGCCACGCGCGCGGCGGCGGCCGGCGGCATCACCACCCTCGTCGACATGCCGCTCAACTCCCTCCCGCCCACCACGACGGTCGACAACCTCCGCACCAAGCAGGACGTGGCCGCCGACAAGGCGCACATCGACGTCGGCTTCTGGGGCGGGGCCCTGCCCGACAACGTCAAGGACCTGCGCCCGCTGCACGAGGCCGGCGTCTTCGGCTTCAAGGCCTTCCTGTCGCCGTCCGGTGTCGACGAGTTCCCGCACCTCGACCAGGACCGGCTCGCCCAGTCCCTGGCCGAGATCGCCTCCTTCGGTGGCCTGCTCATCGTGCACGCCGAGGACCCGCACCACCTCGACGCCGCCCCGCAGCAGGGCGGCCCCAAGTACGCCGACTTCCTGGCCTCACGCCCGCGCGACGCGGAGGACACGGCGATCGCCCAGCTGATCGACCAGGCGAAGCGTCTCCACGCGCGCGTACACGTACTCCACCTCTCGTCGAGCGACGCGCTGCCGCTGATCGCCGAGGCCAAGCGGGACGGCGTACGGATCACCGTCGAGACCTGCCCGCACTACCTGACCCTGACCGCCGAGGAAGTCCCGGACGGCGCCAGCGAGTTCAAGTGCTGCCCGCCGATCCGCGAGTCCGCCAACCAGGACCTGCTCTGGCAGGCGCTGGCCGACGGCACGATCGACTGCGTGGTGACCGACCACTCGCCGTCCACGGCCGACCTGAAGACGGACGATTTCGCGACCGCCTGGGGCGGCATCTCCGGACTCCAGCTGAGCCTGGCGGCGGTGTGGACCGAGGCCCGCCGGCGCGGGCACGGCCTTGAGGACGTGGTCCGCTGGATGTCCGCGCGGACGGCGCAGCTCGTCGGACTGGATCAGAAGGGCGCCATCGAGGCGGGCCGCGACGCCGACTTCGCCGTCCTCGCGCCCGACGAGACGTTCACCGTGGACCCGGCCGCCCTCCAGCACCGCAACCGTGTGACGGCGTACGCGGGCAAGACCCTGTACGGCGTCGTGAAGTCCACCTGGCTGCGCGGCGAACGCATCGTGGCCGAGGGCGAGTTCACCGACCCGAAGGGCCACCTGCTCACCCGCGCCCACTGACCACCTCTCCCGCACCCGCAGCGGCCGATTCCTGAAAGGCACACCTCGTGACGGCGATACCCAGCTTCACTGGCGACGCGAACCCCTACGGAGGCGGCGACCCGTACGCGGACTACCGCACCGCCGACTTCCCCTTCACCCAGTACGCCAACCTCGCCGACCGCCGGCTCGGCGCCGGTGTCGTCGCCGCCAACGACGAGTTCTTCGCCCAGCGCGAGAACCTGCTGGTGCCCGAGCGGGCCGAGTTCGACCCCGAGCACTTCGGGCACAAGGGCAAGATCATGGACGGCTGGGAGACCCGGCGGCGGCGCGGTGCCTCCGCCGAGCACCCGTGGCCGACGGCCGAGGACCACGACTGGGCGCTGGTACGCCTCGGCGCGCCCGGCGTGATCCGCGGGATCGTCGTCGACACCGCCCACTTCCGCGGCAACTACCCGCAGGCGGTGTCCGTCGAGGGCACCTCGGTGCCGGGCTCTCCGTCGCCCGAGGAACTGCTGGCGGACGACGTGAAGTGGACCCCGCTGGTGCCGCGCACGCCGGTGGGCGGGCATGCGGAGAATGGTTTCTCCATCGCCGTCGAACAGCGCTTCACCCACCTGCGGGTCAACCAGCACCCCGACGGCGGCATCGCACGCCTGCGCGTGTACGGCGAGGTGGCACCGGACCCGCAGTGGCTGGAGGTGCTCGGCACCTTCGACGTGGTCGCCCTGGAGAACGGCGGCCAGGTCGAGGACGCCTCCAACCTCTTCTACTCGCCCGCTACGAACACCATCCAGCCGGGCCGCTCCCGCAAGATGGACGACGGCTGGGAGACGCGCCGACGCCGCGACCAGGGCAACGACTGGATCCGCTACCGGCTGGTGGCGCAGTCCCAGATCCGGGCGATCGAGATCGACACGGCGTACCTGAAGGGCAACAGCGCGGGCTGGGCATCGGTGTCGGTGAAGGACGGCGAGGACGGTGAGTGGACCGAGGTCCTCCCGCGCACCCGCCTCCAGCCCGACACCAACCACCGCTTCGTCCTGCCGACCCCCGCCGTCGGCACGCACGCGCGCGTGGACATCTTCCCGGACGGCGGCATCTCCCGCCTGCGGCTGCACGGCTCGCTGACGCAGCAGGGGGTGGCGGGGCTGGCGGCTCGGCATCAGGAGCTGGGCGGCTGAGACCCTGGCGCGCTGACGCGCGACGGCTGACCCGTGAGGCGCACCGGCTGGACAGCACCGGTGCGCCTCACGCATGTCACGCGGCGTGGCCGCCGTCGATCGCGAACTCCGTCCCCGTGACGTAGTCCGCCGCGGCCAGGTACGCGACCATCGACGCCACCTCCTCGGCCGTGCCGAAACGCCCCAGCGCGGTCATCACCGCCTGGCCGGCCGCGTACGGGCCGTCGGCGGGGTTCATGTCCGTGTCGATGGGGCCGGGGTGGACGATGTTCGCCGTGATGCCGCGCGGGCCCAGTTCGCGGGCCAGGGCTTTCGTCAGGCCGATCAGGGCCGACTTGCTGGTCGCGTAGAGCGTTCCGCCGGGGCCCGGCACGCGCTGGGTCATGCAGCTGCCGATCGTGATGATCCGACCTCCTGCCGGCATGCGGGCGGCCGCTGCCTGCGAGGCCAGGAACACGCCCCGCACGTTCACGGCGAGGACCCGGTCCACGTCCGCGAGCGACAGGCCCTCCAGGGGGCCCAGTACGCCGACGCCGGCGTTGTTCACCAGCACGTCCAGGCCGCCCAGTGCCTCCGCCGTACGCTTCACCGCGTCCGCAGCCTCGTCCGCGTCCGCGGAGTCCGCCCGCAGGGCCACGGCCCGCCGTCCCAGCGCCTGAACGGCCCGTACGACCTCCTCGGCCGCCTCCTTGCCGCTGACGTAGGTCACGGCGACGTCCGCGCCCTCCCGCGCGAGCCGCAGTGCCGTGGCCGCGCCGATGCCGCGGCTGCCGCCGGTGACCAGGGCGACCTTGCCGTGCAGGGTTCCGTGAGTGGCTGTCATGGGTCCGTAAGTCGTTGTCATGGATCCATCCCAGCGCCGCGCGGCCCGAAGTGCTGGCGGCGAACGGACACCGAGATCGTGGGGAACCGGAACCCTGGCGGAACTGGGTAGACCCGGTGGTACCGGTCGGAACTCTTTGCTCCGGTTCCCTCGTT of the Streptomyces sp. T12 genome contains:
- the alc gene encoding allantoicase, yielding MTAIPSFTGDANPYGGGDPYADYRTADFPFTQYANLADRRLGAGVVAANDEFFAQRENLLVPERAEFDPEHFGHKGKIMDGWETRRRRGASAEHPWPTAEDHDWALVRLGAPGVIRGIVVDTAHFRGNYPQAVSVEGTSVPGSPSPEELLADDVKWTPLVPRTPVGGHAENGFSIAVEQRFTHLRVNQHPDGGIARLRVYGEVAPDPQWLEVLGTFDVVALENGGQVEDASNLFYSPATNTIQPGRSRKMDDGWETRRRRDQGNDWIRYRLVAQSQIRAIEIDTAYLKGNSAGWASVSVKDGEDGEWTEVLPRTRLQPDTNHRFVLPTPAVGTHARVDIFPDGGISRLRLHGSLTQQGVAGLAARHQELGG
- a CDS encoding DUF5955 family protein — its product is MAGSDEDPRVAELRTAVSRLRRELAAHPSEFPDRGIAEDELAALAAMTIDRAPEIPRLRRSLLLIAGAIGSVSALSRGLSDVRDAVDLFGEPPRR
- the allB gene encoding allantoinase AllB, with the protein product MSDVELVLRSTRVITPEGTRAASVAVSAGKITAVLGYDADVPAGARLEDFGDDVLLPGLVDTHVHVNDPGRTEWEGFWTATRAAAAGGITTLVDMPLNSLPPTTTVDNLRTKQDVAADKAHIDVGFWGGALPDNVKDLRPLHEAGVFGFKAFLSPSGVDEFPHLDQDRLAQSLAEIASFGGLLIVHAEDPHHLDAAPQQGGPKYADFLASRPRDAEDTAIAQLIDQAKRLHARVHVLHLSSSDALPLIAEAKRDGVRITVETCPHYLTLTAEEVPDGASEFKCCPPIRESANQDLLWQALADGTIDCVVTDHSPSTADLKTDDFATAWGGISGLQLSLAAVWTEARRRGHGLEDVVRWMSARTAQLVGLDQKGAIEAGRDADFAVLAPDETFTVDPAALQHRNRVTAYAGKTLYGVVKSTWLRGERIVAEGEFTDPKGHLLTRAH
- a CDS encoding IclR family transcriptional regulator, with translation MPTSSASTTDSARSSNSGGVQSLERAFDLLERMADAGGEVGLSELSASSGLPLPTIHRLMRTLVACGYVRQQPNRRYALGPRLIRLGESAARLLGTWARPYLARLVEETGETANMALLDGDEIVYVAQVPSKHSMRMFTEVGRRVLPHSTGVGKALLAGFPPEEVRALLYRTGMPAATEKTITTPDGFLAALEDVRRHGYAVDDNEQEVGVRCLAVSVPNSPTAAAISISGPAGRVTEAATDKIVPVLQQVAMELSEALATSTPTA
- a CDS encoding SDR family oxidoreductase, with product MTATHGTLHGKVALVTGGSRGIGAATALRLAREGADVAVTYVSGKEAAEEVVRAVQALGRRAVALRADSADADEAADAVKRTAEALGGLDVLVNNAGVGVLGPLEGLSLADVDRVLAVNVRGVFLASQAAAARMPAGGRIITIGSCMTQRVPGPGGTLYATSKSALIGLTKALARELGPRGITANIVHPGPIDTDMNPADGPYAAGQAVMTALGRFGTAEEVASMVAYLAAADYVTGTEFAIDGGHAA
- a CDS encoding NTP transferase domain-containing protein — its product is MTQKEAPPVAGLLLAAGGGRRLGGRPKALLRHRGRPLVEYAVGVLRAAGCARVHVVLGAQAAAVRERAELGDCVLVENPDWAEGMGSSLRAGLDSLAGTGARAALVSLVDQPGIGQEAVARVLAAYEDETSLASAAYDGVRGHPVLFGAAHWAGIAATATGDRGARAYLKEREEAIRLVECGDVARSYDIDTEADLAHLE
- a CDS encoding antibiotic biosynthesis monooxygenase, which gives rise to MLQENKHWSSGKWSVKEGSADEFIERWREFLTWTKEAHQGFLGARLIRDLRSPNSFLSFATWQDLDSMRAWQGDPEFKEHFDAAYVLCEDMQSSGYETVVDI